Proteins found in one Coffea eugenioides isolate CCC68of chromosome 5, Ceug_1.0, whole genome shotgun sequence genomic segment:
- the LOC113769925 gene encoding pentatricopeptide repeat-containing protein At2g20710, mitochondrial-like, with translation MINSFKNLLNFCKKSHYNWNEASGLFSFSTKTSVSPSPNTLFKRILPAGDPQVSIVPILDQWVREGRPVHRSDLKTIFKILRKNRRYTHALQLSKWIVDSSNLSPEDVAVRLDLISKVHGLREAENYFFNVPDSLKTFKVYGSLLNCYAKKKLVEQAEAIMRVMGRFGCNMKLSYCIMLNLYSKLGKREKLEKLVRQMEQEGITFDKPAYCILLNAYALNSDIEAMEKLLKKMEDDLLVNVNWNACVTAAKGYLGANLQDKASDMLKKAEKLIRGSNRGLAYQILLSMYASLGDKDEVTRIWHLYKKRGNMTNNGYFHMISSLIWLDDIDEAEKIFQEWESVNTSYDFRIPNTLINAYTKKGLLQRAEEFINRAINCGRKIPASTWDYLATGYYKDNQMEKAVDAMKNAIFSWKGTSWTLNRTTLTACLEYLREKGDAEKEKFERLLADQGIVLEQVSRLHESRSPRTGIFFELDENDEEMDSSFSGSD, from the exons ATGATCAATTCCTTCAAAAACTTGTTGAATTTCTGCAAGAAATCACACTATAATTGGAACGAGGCATCTGGGCTTTTCTCATTTTCAACAAAGACCTCTGTTTCCCCCTCCCCAAACACTTTGTTCAAGAGAATTTTACCAGCTGGAGACCCTCAGGTTTCCATTGTCCCAATTCTTGATCAATGGGTTCGGGAAGGCCGACCCGTTCATCGATCCGACCTCAAAACCATCTTCAAAATCCTGAGGAAAAACAGACGCTACACTCATGCTCTTCAG tTGTCTAAGTGGATCGTTGACAGTTCTAACCTATCACCTGAAGATGTTGCAGTGAGACTGGATTTAATATCTAAAGTACATGGATTACGAGAGGCAGAGAACTACTTTTTTAATGTCCCGGATAGTCTGAAAACTTTTAAGGTCTATGGTTCTCTATTAAATTGCTATGCCAAGAAGAAATTAGTGGAACAGGCTGAGGCAATCATGCGTGTAATGGGAAGATTTGGTTGTAATATGAAGTTATCCTACTGTATTATGCTGAACCTCTACTCTAAGCTGGGAAAGCGTGAGAAATTGGAGAAGCTTGTTCGTCAGATGGAACAGGAAGGCATAACTTTTGATAAACCCGCATACTGCATCTTGTTGAATGCTTATGCTCTAAATTCTGATATAGAGGCCATGGAGAAGCtcttgaagaaaatggaagatGACCTTCTAGTTAATGTGAATTGGAATGCTTGTGTAACAGCAGCAAAGGGATACTTAGGAGCTAACCTCCAAGATAAAGCTTCTGACATGCTGAAGAAGGCAGAGAAACTTATCAGAGGCAGCAATAGAGGACTTGCCTACCAAATTCTCCTTAGTATGTATGCCAGTTTGGGTGACAAAGATGAAGTCACACGAATCTGGCATCTTTACAAGAAGAGAGGAAATATGACCAACAATGGGTACTTTCACATGATAAGCTCTTTAATCTGGTTGGATGACATTGATGAAGCTGAAAAGATTTTTCAGGAATGGGAATCTGTGAACACTTCTTATGACTTCCGAATTCCAAACACATTGATAAATGCTTATACTAAAAAGGGCTTGCTGCAAAGGGCTGAAGAATTTATAAACAGAGCTATAAACTGTGGCAGAAAGATTCCTGCAAGCACATGGGATTATCTAGCAACTGGATACTACAAAGATAATCAGATGGAGAAGGCAGTTGATGCAATGAAAAATGCCATCTTTTCTTGGAAAGGTACTTCTTGGACTTTAAACCGCACTACGTTGACAGCATGTCTGGAATACTTGAGAGAAAAGGGAGAtgcagaaaaggaaaagtttgaaAGGTTACTTGCAGATCAGGGTATTGTTTTAGAACAAGTTTCCCGTCTACACGAGAGTCGAAGTCCTAGAACTGGTATCTTTTTTGAACTGG